In Acinetobacter sp. C32I, one genomic interval encodes:
- the murG gene encoding undecaprenyldiphospho-muramoylpentapeptide beta-N-acetylglucosaminyltransferase, protein MTNSPQNKPKHVMMMAAGTGGHVFPALAVAKQLQQEGCQVSWLATPTGMENRLLKDQNIPIYQIDIQGVRGNGLVRKLSAPFKILKATLSAMRYMKQLKIDAVAGFGGYVAGPGGLAARLLGIPVLIHEQNAIAGFTNTQLARIAKTVCQAFPNTFANSDKVVTTGNPVRAEITAILNPSWRYQTREQEQLPINLLVVGGSLGAQALNERLPEALKKVNVPLKVFHQCGQNKQEATRALYQGAPASLDIQVEPFIHDMAKAYSEADLIICRAGALTVTEVATAGLAAIFVPLPIAVDDHQTANAKFLANAGAAKICQQADMTPAVLDELLATLLNRQLLSEMAVKARQQAQPNATQHVVDLIKKL, encoded by the coding sequence GTGACCAATTCACCGCAGAACAAACCCAAACATGTCATGATGATGGCCGCAGGTACAGGTGGGCATGTATTTCCCGCGCTTGCTGTTGCCAAACAGCTGCAACAGGAAGGCTGCCAAGTCTCTTGGTTAGCGACGCCTACGGGAATGGAAAATCGGTTGCTGAAAGATCAAAATATTCCGATTTATCAAATTGATATTCAAGGTGTACGCGGCAATGGCTTAGTTCGTAAACTCAGTGCACCCTTTAAAATTTTAAAAGCCACGCTCAGCGCTATGCGCTATATGAAACAGCTCAAGATTGATGCTGTGGCGGGTTTTGGTGGTTATGTGGCAGGCCCAGGTGGCTTGGCTGCACGTTTGCTGGGTATTCCTGTGCTGATTCATGAGCAAAATGCGATTGCAGGGTTTACCAACACCCAATTGGCACGTATTGCCAAGACCGTGTGTCAGGCTTTTCCAAATACATTTGCAAACAGTGATAAAGTCGTGACCACAGGTAATCCTGTGCGTGCGGAAATCACGGCAATTTTAAATCCGTCTTGGCGCTATCAAACCCGCGAACAGGAACAATTACCGATCAATCTTCTGGTTGTGGGTGGTTCACTGGGTGCTCAAGCGCTGAATGAGCGTTTGCCTGAGGCCTTGAAAAAGGTCAATGTTCCGCTGAAGGTGTTCCATCAGTGTGGTCAAAACAAGCAAGAGGCCACGCGTGCATTGTATCAAGGTGCACCTGCCAGTTTGGACATTCAGGTGGAACCGTTTATTCACGATATGGCAAAAGCCTATAGTGAAGCAGACTTGATTATTTGCCGCGCCGGTGCTTTAACGGTGACCGAAGTGGCAACCGCAGGTTTGGCCGCGATTTTTGTGCCTTTACCGATTGCGGTGGATGATCACCAAACTGCAAATGCGAAATTCTTGGCCAATGCTGGCGCAGCCAAGATTTGCCAGCAAGCAGACATGACACCTGCTGTTTTAGATGAGTTGTTAGCAACATTATTAAATCGCCAACTACTGTCTGAAATGGCTGTAAAAGCACGTCAACAAGCACAACCGAATGCAACACAGCATGTGGTTGATCTGATTAAAAAATTGTAA
- the gshB gene encoding glutathione synthase has product MRVLVVMDPIETVNLKKDSTMAMLWAASRRGHELGYALQHDLYIDQGKAFGLISPLKVFEDYNHYYELGEQRKESLADYDVVLMRKDPPFDMNFVYTTYILEQAEREGVWIINKPQSLRDCNEKLFATQFPELQVPTLVTSQQSLIREFIKEHGDVIVKPLDGMGGMGIFRLYQDGVNIGSTLEMLTEMGTRPIMAQRYIPEIVEGDKRILMVNGEPIPYCLARIPQNGEVRGNLAAGGLGQARPLTENDKLIAAKVGPFLREKGLVFVGLDVIGNYVTEINVTSPTCIREIDAQFGTSIADDLFDVLEAGPKN; this is encoded by the coding sequence ATGCGTGTACTTGTAGTGATGGACCCGATTGAAACTGTGAATCTCAAAAAAGATTCAACCATGGCAATGTTATGGGCGGCCAGCCGTCGTGGGCATGAATTGGGTTATGCATTACAACACGATTTATATATCGACCAAGGCAAAGCCTTTGGCCTGATCTCACCACTAAAAGTATTTGAAGATTATAACCATTATTATGAGTTGGGCGAGCAGCGCAAAGAATCGTTGGCGGATTACGATGTGGTGTTGATGCGTAAAGACCCACCCTTCGACATGAACTTTGTCTATACCACTTATATTTTGGAACAGGCCGAGCGTGAAGGCGTGTGGATTATCAACAAACCACAATCACTACGTGACTGTAATGAAAAGCTGTTCGCGACCCAATTCCCTGAATTACAAGTACCCACTTTGGTGACTTCTCAACAAAGCCTGATTCGTGAGTTCATCAAAGAACATGGTGATGTGATTGTGAAGCCTTTGGATGGTATGGGCGGTATGGGGATTTTCCGTTTATACCAAGATGGGGTAAACATTGGTTCGACCTTGGAAATGCTCACGGAAATGGGTACGCGTCCGATCATGGCACAACGTTATATCCCTGAAATTGTTGAAGGTGATAAACGCATCTTGATGGTCAATGGTGAGCCGATTCCATATTGCTTGGCACGGATTCCGCAAAATGGTGAAGTGCGCGGTAACTTGGCCGCGGGTGGTCTAGGTCAGGCCCGTCCACTGACTGAAAATGATAAATTGATTGCCGCGAAAGTCGGTCCATTCCTGCGTGAAAAAGGTCTGGTCTTTGTTGGTTTGGATGTGATTGGTAACTATGTGACTGAAATTAACGTGACCAGTCCAACCTGTATCCGTGAGATTGATGCACAATTTGGCACCTCGATTGCCGACGATCTTTTCGATGTTTTAGAAGCAGGTCCTAAAAATTAA
- a CDS encoding glutathione peroxidase has translation MSKIYDFQAELLEGEQKNLADYQGKVLLVVNTASQCGLTPQFEGLEKLYQDYQQQGLVILGFPCNQFANQDPSSNEEIGSFCQRNYGVSFPMFAKVDVNGPTAHPLYQYLTSEAKGLLGSSIKWNFTKFLINQNGEVVKRYAPITKPEKIAKDIQKLLG, from the coding sequence ATGAGCAAGATTTATGATTTTCAGGCTGAACTGTTAGAAGGCGAACAAAAGAACCTCGCCGATTACCAAGGCAAAGTGTTATTGGTAGTGAATACCGCAAGCCAGTGTGGTCTAACGCCACAATTTGAAGGTTTGGAAAAGTTATATCAGGACTATCAACAGCAAGGGTTGGTGATTCTTGGTTTTCCATGTAATCAATTTGCCAACCAAGATCCATCCAGCAATGAAGAAATTGGCAGCTTCTGCCAGCGCAATTATGGCGTATCTTTCCCGATGTTTGCCAAGGTCGATGTCAATGGCCCAACCGCACATCCTTTGTATCAATACCTCACTTCTGAAGCCAAAGGTCTGTTAGGCAGCAGCATTAAATGGAACTTCACCAAATTCCTGATCAATCAAAACGGGGAAGTGGTGAAACGCTATGCCCCAATCACCAAACCTGAAAAAATTGCCAAAGATATCCAAAAGCTTTTGGGATAA
- a CDS encoding MarR family transcriptional regulator: protein MAEVSFLDNQVCFAMYSATNAMIRQYRPLLQEYDLTYPQFIVLLALYEQDNVMLSEIGQKTFFDSGTLTPIIKKLEEKQFLKRVAVKEDERMKKVILLEKALTSKDEIIAIPFKLACSLGMDPNDLVAIHSLCHRFLKGLEQSKLESLEN from the coding sequence ATGGCTGAAGTTTCATTTTTGGATAACCAAGTGTGTTTTGCCATGTATTCCGCGACCAATGCGATGATTCGCCAATATCGCCCTTTGCTGCAGGAATATGATCTGACCTATCCGCAATTTATTGTATTGCTGGCTTTGTATGAGCAGGACAATGTGATGTTGTCTGAAATTGGGCAAAAGACTTTTTTTGATTCCGGAACGCTGACACCGATTATTAAAAAACTCGAAGAAAAGCAGTTTTTAAAACGTGTTGCGGTCAAAGAAGATGAGCGAATGAAAAAAGTGATCTTGCTGGAAAAAGCACTGACTTCAAAAGATGAGATTATCGCAATTCCATTTAAGCTCGCCTGCTCATTGGGTATGGACCCGAATGATTTAGTGGCGATTCATAGCTTATGCCATCGTTTTTTAAAGGGTTTGGAACAATCTAAACTCGAGTCTCTGGAAAATTAA
- a CDS encoding helix-turn-helix transcriptional regulator, producing MIKCKLSNILGERKLKVSDVARATGINRNTLYNMYKEETVRLEIDVLDKLCEFFNCNIEDLLEFHPNE from the coding sequence ATGATTAAATGCAAATTATCTAACATATTAGGAGAGAGGAAACTTAAAGTTTCAGATGTTGCAAGAGCCACAGGAATAAATAGAAATACATTATATAATATGTATAAAGAAGAAACTGTTCGTTTAGAAATCGATGTTTTAGACAAACTATGTGAATTTTTTAATTGTAATATTGAAGATTTACTTGAATTTCATCCAAATGAATAG
- a CDS encoding DNA cytosine methyltransferase, which produces MSEKYNVLDLFCGTGGISYGLTSADPSFQTVMGIDMNKSACQTAQANHKHANIVCGKIEDIDPATIKEKIDVIVGGPPCQGFSSLRPSRGKNLEDPRNSLYKSFMQYVKVLQPKVFLMENVVGLVNANGGLLLEDIQEGFDKVGYVVDWRIVNAANYGVPQKRERFILIGIRKDLGFTEVLFPTPTHYFSGKVIGTKLKDKHIFNTDSGCPAVTVWDAISDLPSIKSGEEATHYQSTPLNEYQIERRKYSVETVNLHQAANHSEKMLEVIKHSGSNINALPQGLVSSGYSSCYSRLGKDDVSTTITVKFTSPASSKCIHPLDDRSITPREAARLQGFDDHFIFCGSKTDIATQIGNAVPPILGSAFANVFLSILRKDI; this is translated from the coding sequence ATGAGTGAAAAATATAATGTTCTCGATCTTTTCTGTGGAACGGGTGGCATCTCTTATGGTTTGACTTCAGCAGACCCATCATTTCAGACTGTGATGGGAATTGATATGAATAAATCAGCTTGTCAGACTGCTCAAGCTAATCATAAACATGCAAATATTGTATGTGGAAAGATTGAGGATATAGATCCTGCAACTATAAAAGAAAAAATTGACGTTATTGTTGGTGGACCTCCATGCCAAGGATTTTCTTCGCTAAGACCATCTCGTGGAAAAAATTTAGAAGACCCAAGGAACAGCTTATATAAGTCTTTTATGCAATATGTAAAAGTACTACAACCTAAAGTTTTTCTAATGGAAAATGTTGTAGGTCTTGTTAATGCTAATGGAGGTCTTTTATTAGAGGATATTCAAGAAGGTTTTGATAAAGTTGGTTATGTTGTAGATTGGCGTATAGTAAATGCCGCAAATTATGGTGTACCACAAAAACGTGAAAGATTCATTCTTATTGGGATTCGTAAAGATTTAGGCTTTACAGAAGTACTTTTTCCTACACCAACACATTATTTTTCAGGGAAAGTTATAGGAACTAAATTAAAAGATAAACATATTTTCAATACAGACTCTGGGTGTCCAGCTGTAACAGTGTGGGATGCAATATCTGATTTGCCATCTATAAAGTCGGGAGAAGAAGCAACTCATTACCAGAGTACTCCTTTAAATGAATATCAAATTGAGCGAAGAAAATATTCGGTAGAAACCGTTAACTTACATCAAGCAGCTAATCATTCTGAAAAAATGTTAGAAGTAATAAAGCATTCAGGTTCTAATATTAATGCTTTACCTCAAGGCTTAGTTTCAAGTGGATATAGTTCATGCTATTCAAGGCTAGGTAAAGATGATGTATCTACAACGATAACAGTAAAATTTACTTCTCCTGCTTCTAGTAAATGTATACATCCCTTAGACGACAGATCTATAACCCCAAGAGAAGCTGCTAGGTTACAAGGTTTTGATGATCATTTTATATTCTGTGGTTCAAAAACTGACATAGCAACTCAAATTGGTAATGCAGTTCCTCCTA